TGGGTGTTGTTTGGCTCTCCATCAACTCAACCAATCCCGGGCACAAGGATTACCTGACAAATGCCGCCGCTGCAAGTTGGGCCTCCGAGCACGGCTTCGCTGCCACATGGTTGGTGGATTCTGATGGCAAGGTCGGCCAGGCCTACGGTGCCCGAACCACTCCGCACATGTTTATCATCGATGCTGAGGGCAAAATTGCCTATCAGGGTGCCATTGACAGTGTTCGCGACGCGAAACCCTCCAGTATTGCCGGGGCGACCAATTATGTCATGGATGCGCTCAAGGCGCTTGACGCAGGGGAGCCTGTCTCCGACGCTCAGACGCGTCCTTACGGTTGCTCGGTTAAGTATTAACCAATTCCGTTCGGTTGGAATTGGAATGGTTAAGCTGGAAAATGTAACGAAGCGCTTTCGCGAGCATCTCGCGGTCGACTCATTTGATCTGGAGGTTCCGGAAGGGGCTTTGTTCGGCTTTATTGGACCCAACGGTTCGGGTAAGACGACAACTTTGCGGATGATCCTCCGCATTATTGAGCAGGATTCCGGATCAATTAGCGTGATGGGTGAGCCCCATCATTCATCGGCGAACGACGCCATCGGGTACCTTCCCGAGGAGCGTGGATTGTATCGCAAGATGACGGTTTTGCGCCAGCTGATGTATTTCGGCAATCTCAAGGGATTGACAAACCGGGCGGCCAAGGCGGCCGCGCTGGAGTGGTTGGAGCGTCTTAACCTTCTTGAGTGGAAGGATAAAAAACTGGAAACCCTTTCCAAGGGAATGAGCCAGAAAATCCAGTTTATCGCGACTGTTTTGGGCAAGCCGCGTCTGCTCATACTGGACGAACCCTTTTCCGGCCTGGATCCGGTGAATCTGGAAGTCCTCCGCGATGCGCTTCTCGAGATGCGGAAGTCCGGGACGACAGTTATCTTCTCGACCCATGACATGCACATTGCGGAACAGCTCTGTGATCACATTTGCATGATCTACAAGGGACAGAAGGTTTTGGACGGTTCCTTGGAGTCTATTCAATCCAAGTATGGCCAGGACACTTTACGGCTCCACTTCAGGAGCGGCACCGGGCTTGAGGAAGGTCAGATTCCCGGCGCAAGCGGAGTTCGTTACACCGGGCGCTTCTGGGAAATGCGCTATGCCGGTGATCCGCACGACGCCCTTCAGGCCGCCATGCAGGTTGGCAGGGTAGACCACTTTGAGGTCGTCCATCCATCCTTGCATGATATCTTTGTGCGGATAGCCCAGCCTGCTGATTTGCCGGAAGAAGCTACAATAAAGCAGGAGGTATCCGATGCGTAAGATTCTTGCTGTAGCGAAAACTGAATACAAGCAGGTTGTCCTCACCAAATCCTTTCTGGTCAGTCTCCTGTTCCCGCTCATCATTTATGGAGGGGTCTTTGTCCTCAGCGCACTGGTCGGTGACAAGACCGATCTTCGTGACCGGGTCCTTGTTGTGGCAGACCGTACAGAGGCGATCACGGAGGGTCTCATTACTGCGAATGAGGAACGCAATCTTAGCGATGCCGTTTTGCAGGATGGCAAGCAGGTGGGCCCGCGTTTTGTCATTCAGGTTTATGAAGGTGAGCTCTTGAGCGATACGCGCCAGCTACTCGTGGAGCTGAGCGACCAAGTCCGGGACGGGGATATATTCGCCTTTGCCCTGATCGGGAGTGACTACCTGGCCGTTGAAGGGGGAGACGATGATCTGCTCCAGTATTATTCAGACAGCCCGACTTTCAGTCGCCTCCCCAACTGGCTTTCCCGCACGACCCGGGAAATCGTCGAGGAAAGCCGTTTCCTTGAGGCTGGCTATGATGCGCGTGAGATCAACTT
This region of Oceanipulchritudo coccoides genomic DNA includes:
- a CDS encoding thioredoxin family protein, with the protein product MKFITFVIVSLLSIPLFAAVETGQVAPAFTLEDIEGNTVSLSEFAGKTVVLEWVNPGCPFVRKFYDNQDMPAFQKAAAEMGVVWLSINSTNPGHKDYLTNAAAASWASEHGFAATWLVDSDGKVGQAYGARTTPHMFIIDAEGKIAYQGAIDSVRDAKPSSIAGATNYVMDALKALDAGEPVSDAQTRPYGCSVKY
- a CDS encoding ABC transporter ATP-binding protein is translated as MVKLENVTKRFREHLAVDSFDLEVPEGALFGFIGPNGSGKTTTLRMILRIIEQDSGSISVMGEPHHSSANDAIGYLPEERGLYRKMTVLRQLMYFGNLKGLTNRAAKAAALEWLERLNLLEWKDKKLETLSKGMSQKIQFIATVLGKPRLLILDEPFSGLDPVNLEVLRDALLEMRKSGTTVIFSTHDMHIAEQLCDHICMIYKGQKVLDGSLESIQSKYGQDTLRLHFRSGTGLEEGQIPGASGVRYTGRFWEMRYAGDPHDALQAAMQVGRVDHFEVVHPSLHDIFVRIAQPADLPEEATIKQEVSDA